The following proteins come from a genomic window of Candidatus Eisenbacteria bacterium:
- a CDS encoding PepSY domain-containing protein: MPTTRETYARTLRIARTIHRTTGVALFVLFALVATSGLMLGWKKHTGGVLLAKSHRGTTTDPARWLPIHELHDRAVAVARDSISPTMSLRLDRIDIRPDKGMVKFVFAKGYWGVQLDCATGEVLHIERRRSDFIEDLHDGSILDDLLGTSNEQIKLGYTSLMGLALLTFTVTGFWLWYGPRRMRGA, encoded by the coding sequence ATGCCCACGACGAGAGAGACCTACGCCCGGACTCTGAGGATCGCCCGAACGATCCATCGGACGACGGGCGTAGCGCTGTTCGTTCTATTCGCTCTGGTCGCGACCAGTGGACTGATGCTGGGCTGGAAGAAGCACACCGGCGGAGTGCTGCTCGCCAAGTCGCATCGCGGCACCACGACGGATCCCGCGCGGTGGCTGCCGATCCATGAACTTCACGATCGGGCGGTGGCGGTCGCACGCGACTCGATCTCGCCGACGATGTCGCTGCGACTCGATCGCATCGACATCCGGCCCGACAAGGGCATGGTCAAGTTCGTGTTCGCGAAGGGCTACTGGGGTGTGCAGCTCGATTGCGCGACCGGCGAGGTGCTGCACATCGAGCGACGACGCTCCGACTTCATCGAGGACCTGCACGACGGCTCTATCCTGGACGATCTGCTCGGGACCTCGAACGAGCAGATCAAGCTCGGCTACACGAGCCTCATGGGTCTGGCGTTGCTGACCTTCACGGTCACCGGCTTCTGGCTGTGGTACGGGCCGCGCAGGATGCGAGGGGCGTGA